From a region of the Castanea sativa cultivar Marrone di Chiusa Pesio chromosome 10, ASM4071231v1 genome:
- the LOC142612388 gene encoding dirigent protein 9-like: MNGTKFGIGPQSSTTFQNSSNNDVTNGGNSQLFVTAGQLPSGALLQKLMFGSLTVLDDELTEGQELGSAVIGKAQGFYLASSLDGTSQTIAVTVLLSHGGGAGGQQHQDQTVVEDTISFFGVHRTTSHEFQIAVVGGTGKYENAKGYATLGSLHQEDQHTTDDVDTILQFSVYLSY; the protein is encoded by the coding sequence ATGAATGGAACAAAATTTGGCATTGGACCCCAATCCTCCACCACCTTCCAAAACAGCAGCAACAATGACGTCACTAACGGCGGAAACAGCCAGCTGTTTGTGACGGCGGGCCAGTTGCCATCTGGGGCTTTGCTACAAAAACTCATGTTTGGATCGTTAACTGTGTTAGACGATGAATTAACCGAAGGACAGGAGCTGGGTTCAGCTGTGATTGGTAAAGCTCAAGGATTTTACTTGGCGAGCTCGTTGGATGGGACGAGTCAGACCATTGCTGTGACAGTGTTGCTTTCACATGGTGGTGGTGCTGGTGGTCAACAACACCAAGACCAGACGGTGGTGGAGGATACGATTAGTTTCTTTGGGGTGCATCGGACGACGTCGCATGAGTTTCAGATAGCGGTGGTTGGTGGGACTGGGAAGTATGAGAATGCAAAAGGGTACGCCACGTTGGGGTCGCTTCATCAAGAGGATCAGCACACCACAGACGACGTGGATACCATCTTGCAGTTCAGTGTTTACCTTTCTTATTAG